One Cardiocondyla obscurior isolate alpha-2009 linkage group LG25, Cobs3.1, whole genome shotgun sequence genomic window, attaaatatacttcgtaaattatgcaaattttttagattaatacCACGTATTCAAGCAATAGTACAAACGTTACAATCGCAAGGAGTCATGTCCAAAGAAAAACTAATGGAAATGTGGGGCTTAGACAAAAAATGTGAGATTTCTACGTATTATATATCGTTGTAATACAATATTAtgcattataaatatgtacatacatgcttataacattatattattgtattatagttaatttgcaattaacgCTGGATTGCTTTAATTTCAGTTTTGTTACCAGCCTACCAAAAGTGGCTACCGGAATCTGCGCATGCAGAAGTAGCAAAACTATGGCCGCCTTTGTAATTACTAATTTAACATTGGAGTTGTAAATATAAagcttttgtaattaaattatttcgcataTAATGCTACGAAAGATCGTTGGATCGATGAGTAAGATGTAAGTAAGATGTATACTGAGGGACAGATAAGTTTGTCGGGGCGACGACGGCTAGTGCACACTAAGAggtagatatggcatttgTCGCGGCGACGGCAAATGATATCTGCCTCTCAGTGTACTTTGTACATGTAGTTCGATAAAAATGATTGGTTGAAGAACGCCGTGAGACGAGCTGATTACAATATCACGTTGCTTTCCTTTCGAAAGCATGTCATGTGATTTGACGTACACTGTACACGCCTTCCAAATCGACGTGATCGAAAGATTATGTATTACttgcgtttctctttcgaTTTATAAACCTTTATTCCGttctaaatgttttttttagttttatcagaataaactgaaattaaataaaaataattccgtctcgtaaagaatttaaagtaataaaacaataaaatagaGTAAAATATGAGACtacagattaaaaaatgattaattattttcgacaaataaaaatatttttcatcaatatattcttttgtctaaggaaaaaaagcaaattaaaaattttaattaatgttttaaatgtgtGCAATTCGAGTTATCTATTCGAAAGAATAAACGTTATCAGcctacaattaatttattaaaccatATTAACAATACACCTAACAATATAAGCAAAATTTAAACTTGACaacttttaatacattgttaccaatgaataaaataaattctgctAAACTACTACAAATTACATAAACTCCCTTCTTAATATCTATTCTCTTCTTTAACTGTACTGATATACATAATGTATACTGACACATGGAAATATGAATATACATGGCAAAAAATACATCTTCTGGATTTATATGAACACTTGGAACATAGACATTTTGTCTagattaaattgtttaagtGACTCAATTACAGGATAACTGCACAGCTTACAACATAACTTGAAATTTGGATCTTTTcaaacatatattattataaatttaatgcgcTGTAGCATCACATTGTAACATTGCTCTGCTTTACTTATACACTAAGGGATGATCTGGAATTGAGATAAAACTGATGGCCAGAGAAGAGGAAGGTAAGAACATAAATGCATGCAGCAATCCAACAGTTATATGCATTTTGTGTATAGCCTCGGTCCACTACTTTGTAGAATTCATCCATAGAGGTGAAGTTTTTTTCTCCTAATGGAAGATCTTCCACCAGTGCTACACTCCGaacgtagaaaaatattcCCATAAAGAGCTGAGGATAAAAGTGAGCCAAATATCAGTTCTATAGTAGATTATCAAAAGGTTTAATCGTATTTAAATGTGTACATACATTACTTAAATGCGTAAAAAAAGACAGATTCTAACATTTATCGATAGTTTCTTAACAGTTTACCATCAAATTGCGTTAAGTGATCAGATGTTATACATCTGCTGGCATTTTGACAACAAAATTAGTGAAAAAGTGACTCCTCACCAGTTGAAATATGCCCCAAACGGACAGCACTAAGCCGCACAAGGCGTACTTGGGACCGCAAACCTTCATTTCGACGAACTCGTTGACACCCTAGTAGTCTAATTTAATCGAACAGTGGCTTGTCCGTTGTTTCGCGCAGACCCTCGATAATTAGCCGTGAACGTGAACAAAGTTTTCCAGGTGCTGCGTCCGATAACACCCTCAGACGATCATCCGTCGTGATCATCCACTGCAATCAAGGGTTTGTAATCATGTGATGCCACTGTGTGATGATAATCGATATTGTCGATAGGTCGTCTTCTAGATCGACCTGATGTGCGTTCGGAGAGATGCTACTCGTGCAACTCAGTCGCTAGGGTGCGTTGCCATTGCTCGGTGGAACAGTAAACAGTGTTGATGTGTTGTTATATGTTATAAATGGTGAAATCAGCGAACGTGATTCACGCCTCTCGTTGTTGTCAGCCCTGATTCATGGGATCATGGTCGACCGATTGGGTTAGTTAGTGCCTCgtttattgcatttaattaatattacgcaCCTGCCGAAGAAGCGAGGCCCCCCCGGGTAATCTGTGCGACACGCGGGGAGGCCGCGTCTCGCGGTCGCGAGTGGACGCACTGCGAATAGCGGTTGTCGCCGTCCCCGCGGCAGCGAATAACGGTTCACGGGGTCCGTCTGGCCCCCGTGTTGATGACCCGTGTGCTTTTGACAGCTCGGACAGCCCGGAATCCCGCTCTATTTGCCCGCTCATCCCGTCGCTCTAAGTTGTCTCTGTGCCTTACGTATTTTAAACTCCTGacatagaaagagaaaaaacggGAAGAGCGCAGCTAAAAAGAACGGGATGCTCCGAAAATGTGGGTGTGTTACGAGCGTAACACTTAAAATGCTTTAATTCTTTCCTCGCCCATCCTCGGGTGGGATTTGGTTTGTTTCAGTGAACAGCGAGGCCAATGCCAGGCGTATCGCAATGGTTGAAAACTGCTTCGGCAGTTCGGGTCaggtaagagagagagagagagatatatatatatatatatatatatatatgtagagtatatgtgtgtgtgagGGAGAGATTTAACAAAGCTTGTATagaaatttatgaatttataaaattataaatttataaaaaaaaaaaacttgtaacCATCGCGGTAACTCATTGGGTGCATTTACCGAGTGCTCGGTGATTACTCGTATCTCTTGAATATACccaaaaaattattgaagCAAGAAGAATCTTAAACGCAACTAAtgacgaatatttttcttttcagccACTTGCTGTGCCTGGCAGAGTCTTGGTGGGCGAAGGAGTTTTGACAAAGATGTGCAGGAAAAAGCCCAAGCCACGGCAGTTTTTTCTATTCAATGACATACTGGTTTATGGAAATATCGtgattaataagaaaaaggtaaacacttattttttattttttttttactttttttttttactaaagcTTGTTACAgtaatgcataaaataatgataatattgtTGCGCTCTCACTTGTAAGACGAGCGTATGCCCGGACACTCAAGTTCAACCGTCGCGCTCGCActcaatttattaatgcacCCACACGAGCTCCTGTAATTCGTACCCCTACTAACAAAGGAAATTCACGGGTTTTATAAAAGAACCAACTTTATTAGAGAACGAGAACAATTACAAAAAAGCGAACTGTTTCGAATCTTCGCACGAGACAATCGCGCGCGTATCGTAAACTTCTCGTCGAGCAAAGCCGCAATAATATGATAAATGCTGCTAATAGTaatactaatattaataatttatttgtagtATAACAAGCAGCATATAATACCACTGGAAGAGGTAAAGTTGGAGTCTCTAGCAGACGAGGGTCGTAAGTATATTATTTCTGTTATGTACACTCGTATTTACATTGCAgattctgttatttttatccACGATATGCATAGGACTTCGAaaatctttagaaaaaaatttttaaagcatgcacaaaaagaattattagtattgattttatttgttaatgtttgatttttactaaaaaataaataagaaatttgaaacacattttttaattttatttaaaaaagaataaatagtGCActtactatatttttttaattgtgtcaCATAGTATATGGATCAATAATCAAATGAGaccatatatgtatacatcaGAAAATATTAGTGCAGTAttggattattatttatagaatatCGTAATGGATGGCTCATTAAAACAGTAACAAAGTCGTTTGCTGTTTATGCTGCTACTCCGACAGAAAAGCAAGAATGGATGGCACATATCACAAAATGTATTGAAGATTTATTAAGAAAGAGTAAgtgagaatttaattattacaagtaTGCGTATTTTTGAAGATAAACCCAACTTATACAACGAATTGCTTttaatttcctctttttttttttttctttttttt contains:
- the Rush gene encoding pleckstrin homology domain-containing family F member 2 isoform X1 — encoded protein: MVDRLVNSEANARRIAMVENCFGSSGQPLAVPGRVLVGEGVLTKMCRKKPKPRQFFLFNDILVYGNIVINKKKYNKQHIIPLEEVKLESLADEGQYRNGWLIKTVTKSFAVYAATPTEKQEWMAHITKCIEDLLRKSGKKPVEVHAAVWVPDNEATICMHCNKTQFTVLNRRHHCRQCGAVVCGPCSNKKLLLPGQGNGKAVRVCLQCYDAASKIKAIPTTAVDSLNNKDPQRNSADSSGGDSSGDDDDGNKEENHDEPKFYSTLGR
- the Rush gene encoding pleckstrin homology domain-containing family F member 2 isoform X2, with the protein product MLRKLNSEANARRIAMVENCFGSSGQPLAVPGRVLVGEGVLTKMCRKKPKPRQFFLFNDILVYGNIVINKKKYNKQHIIPLEEVKLESLADEGQYRNGWLIKTVTKSFAVYAATPTEKQEWMAHITKCIEDLLRKSGKKPVEVHAAVWVPDNEATICMHCNKTQFTVLNRRHHCRQCGAVVCGPCSNKKLLLPGQGNGKAVRVCLQCYDAASKIKAIPTTAVDSLNNKDPQRNSADSSGGDSSGDDDDGNKEENHDEPKFYSTLGR
- the Rnasek gene encoding ribonuclease kappa-B; this encodes MKVCGPKYALCGLVLSVWGIFQLLFMGIFFYVRSVALVEDLPLGEKNFTSMDEFYKVVDRGYTQNAYNCWIAACIYVLTFLFSGHQFYLNSRSSLSV